The Maridesulfovibrio hydrothermalis AM13 = DSM 14728 DNA window TTCTGTTTTTTGCTCAGCATATGCAAGCTTGTTGAAAAAACGGTCCGGTGCCCAATGTGGGTTATCAGGGTGGGTGTATGAGTGGTTGATGATTTCATGGCCTTCCTCAACAGCTCGTTTGTGAATATCAGGATATTTTTCAACGAATTTGCCGATTACAGCAAGGCCGGCTTTGATATTATTTTTTTTTAATAAGTCAAGAAGCACAGGAAAAGCGGCGATGTCTTTTTCAAAATCAAAGTCAAAGGTCAGGGCGTATGCCGCTTCTTTGAACGGATTTTTCTGCTTAAGCATAAACTTCCGGAAGAATGTTTCAGGAAAGGCTCTGTGAATAATTTCTCTGGCCATTCGGGCTGCATATTTATTAAAGAATGGGCGGACGGCAAAGTCTGGATACATTATTGATCCATCCTTCTGAAGTATATATCTTTATGCGCAAGAACATGCTCGGCTATTTTATGTCCTGATTCAATTTTCTCTTTATAGAACTTGGGACCATTTAAGTTTGTAGAATAAAAGGATGATTTGTATACAGCAGCGAGAAAACGATTTCTTTTTTGTTCAGAAATTTGTTTAGGATTTTCCCATCTATTCAGAATATCAAGGTGGTTGTCGAGATTCTCAATATATTCTGGATCACTGTACCACGGATTCCCTACCGTATAAACAGGTGTATTATATATTAAAGCTTCAATCCCTACTGAGCCATTGATGGTAAGCACTATTTTGGCATCTTTAATAAGCTCTTTTCCTGGATAGAATGCAGGAGCAAGGTGGACATTGGGAAGCCGGATAAGTTTTTTAAAGTAATTTTTACCGTGCCATCCAAAGCTCCACGGGTGACCTTTAACAATGATATTAAGGTCCAACGGGGCATTTACAGCAATATCTTCAACAATTTTCCATTGATCCACATAACCTTGAGCTGCTGATGTCGTTGTACTCTCGGGTTGATGGTGTAGGAAAAAAAGGATGTAGTCTCCAACTGAGTTATGTGTAAAGTTTCGTGTGACTTTATTTAAATACATTCTGTTAAGAATGCGTTTAAGCCCGTACTTCATGTTTTTTATTTTAAGTGGAAGCTTCTTTAATTCTGAAAGAGAAATAAGGGAACCAGTTTTCTTCTGAAGGTATTGTGGAACTTTCTTTTCTTTTGAAAAGTCATTAATTGTTTTAGTGATAAATTTATTTTCTTCTATGCTTAAGGGTTTATTTTCTTTTAAGTTTTTATAGAAAAGGGGGCTTTTACGTGACATTCCACAAGTTAACAGGACACGTTCATCAAACGCTCCCAACCTAATCAAGGTGTGGTAAAAACCGAAATTTCTTATTTTTGAGAAAGCCTCAACCATCTGTAATAGGATAAGGTCGATTGTATCATGGAAGCAAAATTTAAGATCATGTTCTCTGGTGATACGTTCAACTATATTGTACGCTCCAACAAATTCTCTAGAGAGTTCTTCTTTGGATTTCCAGTACGAAGTACTACATATATTGGCTTCTTCCGCTAATCGGCCATAATAGAAGTAGTTTGAATATGACTCATAAAGATTTAGCCCTGTTTCATTTTCAATTTGGTTAACTTTTTGATAAAGTTTTTCAAGTTCAAGGTTCGATTTTATCATAGGCTTCAATCTTGTATGTCTACCTGTGAACTTTATTTCAGGGTTCGGCTCAATCACCAGAACTTCGTAGTCTTTGTGGAAGACTTCTATCATTCCTTGTATGTACTCTGGGAAATAATATCCCCTACTAATTAACAATACAGCTTCTTTTCCCATTATTCACTTCTTTTAATCTTTTTTATATCGGATTGTGCTTTATTGTAATCTTCAATCTGTCCAATATCGAGCCAGTATTCCATGATGGGAAAACTGGAGACTGTCTTACCTTCTTTAAGCAGCAATTCAATAACATCAGTCATATTCATGAATTTATTCTGTGGAATACGGGCATGAACTTCCGGCTCCATAAGGTAAATCCCAGCGTTGACCAGCACATTTTTAACAGGCTTTTCACTAATGGTACAAACTCTGGGGCCGGCACACTCAACAACTCCAAATGGAATTTTAAATTCATACATTCTTACGCCGATGGTCAGGGCTGATTTTTGCTCTTTATGGAAATTGAGCATAGCTGAAAAGTCTACCTGAGTGAGAATATCACCGTTTATAATCAGTACAGGATGGTTTGATTTTTCAATAAACCCCAGAGCGCCTGCTGTCCCCAGCGGTTCATCTTCGGTAATGTAGTTTATATTTACGCCATATTTTTCTCCGTTTCCAAAGTAGTCTTTAATTTTTTCCGGTAAATAGTGCGTCGTAATGTTGATATTATCTATTTTGTTTTTTTTAAGTTGGTCGATAATACGTTCAAGAAGTGGAGTTCCGCCAACTGGAAGCATCGGCTTTGGTGTTGACTTGGTAAAAGGGCGTAGTCTGGTTCCGAAACCTCCTGCCATGATCACTGCGTTCATTTGTGAAGTTCTGGTCTGGTCGCTGATCTCGCTGCGGAGGATCAGGTCTTTGACTTTGCCGTGCTCGTCAAGAACAGGCAGTTGATGGACAGTGAACGGGTTTCCAGAACTCATCAAATGAAGTGCCTCTTCGTTTGACGGGCGTCCTGTGACAGTCAGTGGAGAGGTATTTGCAATTTTTGAACATGATTTTTCAAAGGAGATATTTTTCAGAAAGGCCCTGCGAATATCTCCGTCAGTAATAACGCCTTGCAGGCGTGTTTCCGAGTCACATACCAGAAGAATCCCCACTCCAGCCTGATTTAGCCGTTGTAGGCATTCTTTAATAGTGGTTTCCTGTGAAACAATATATTTGGGAGTATTTTGATTCATAGACTTCTTGTGCAATTAGTTGATGTCATTCCAGGTGATTGGGAAATCGAATTTAATGTCGCATTTTAATTTTCTGCCAACCAGATATTTAGCTTCAACTGGCTTGATTCCAGTTCCCGGTCTTTTGAAAGCAAAGTGTTTTTCTTTGAGAATGGTTCCGGCAGTAAGAGGGGTTGAAGCTACAATACTGCGGTGAAATCCGCTGCGCATTTCGACTTCTCGGGGAGAGAGGGTCTTTGATTTATGTCCTATAGCAATTTGGATTTCATTAGAATATTGGACAATTTGTGTCATCTCTTCCGGGGTTGCGGAAACGGCATGGTCCCAACCTTCCATATTGTGGTCAAGGGTAAAGTGCTTTTCGATTACACTTGCACCCAGAGCAATGGATGCCAAAGGCATGTGAATGCCGATTGAGTGATCGGAAAAGCCGCATGGTACTCCGAATGTCTCATTTAGGTATGGGATTGTTTTCAGGTTAACTTCGCTTGCTTCCGGAGGGTATAACGAGACACAATGTAGAAGAATAATATCATTATTTCCTTTGCTTCGGATAGTTTCAATTGCGGCTTCAATTTCAGATAGTTTAGCCATGCCAGTGGAAACAACCATAGGTTTTCTTTTTTCAGCCATGTACCCGATAAGTTGCAGATAGGTGAGATCCCCAGAGGCTACTTTGAAGAAAGGGACATCCAGCTCCGCGAGCATATCAACCTCATCGAAGCTGAAAGGTGTAGAGCAAAAATCTACATTGAATTCCTGACATATTTTTTTTAATTCTTTGTGCTGACTTTGATTAAGAGAGTACTTCTTAACTTGGTCCTTTATTTTCTGAATTTCTTTTTCAGTTCCACATTCCTGAAAGCAGGCTTCTGAATCAACTGAGGTCAAGGTCCATGATTGGAATTTTACAGCATCACAGCCGCACTTGCTGGCTTCGGAAATGAGTTTTCTGGCCAGTTTCATGTCTCCGTTATGGTTAGCTCCTATTTCAGCGATGATGTAGGGTTTGCAAAATTGGGAAATTTTTTTTTCAGGAGTAATGTATATCTGCATTGTTATCCTCTCTAGAATATTTCTTCCCACCAAAGTGGGTAGTTTATGTTGTTTTGTTTGACTCTTTCAAAGTACTTTTTAAAGAAATCCGGATCTTGAATTTCTTTTTCTCTTTTTTTGAAATGGGCATATTGTTTTAAAAATAGAGGCTGTATTTTGTTTAGCTCTTCTAACACAACCTTTTTAGCTGTGATGCCACGCAAAATGTACGCTTCAGAAATTTTGCCTAATCCTGCAGCGTTTTTTTGATGCTGTCGGTACAGTGTCTCGGTGTCATTTGTAAATATCGCCTTAAAATCTTTGGCAAGCATACTTGCAAAAAGATGCCAGTCGGTTGCAACAGTATCTTCCCGAACCGAGAAATTTTCATCAATACATTCAGTTCTTATGGAAGTATTGGATAGTCCGAAGATATTTTTGTCCAAAATAAATTCAAGCCTAATATTGGTGTTATTTTGTAAACGGTTTGAAAACCATTTTCTGCATGAGAAACCCTTTTCATCAAAAAGGCTGACATCGTTGACTACGATATCATTTTTTTTAAGATAATCACGGGCCACAGCAATGCGGTTTTCCTTGAAAAAGTCATCAGCGTCACCCAATATAATATATTGATAGCCAGCTTTTTTAAGTTTTACCAAAGCTTTTTCTCTTATTTTTTCAGGAGAACCTGAAACTTTAAACTCTTTCCAATTTAAAAAAGTGAAATCGTTCATATAAGAAGAAATATTTTGCATCCCATCATTCACGAAGGTTATGTCAAAATTTTTATATGTCTGTTTTTCAAGACTTCTGGCAAAGTCATTAAAATACAGTTCTGCTCCAGGATAGAATACAGTAAAAAAAGCTGTTTGCTGGGGGTTATTCATTTTTTCTTATGGGTTTTGCAGGGCATCCGTATGCGATAGTGTTGTCCTCTATATCTTTAGTGACAACGGCTCCATCGCCGATGATGCAGTTGTTGCCTATGTTTACTTTAAATCCGATAGTCGCACCATCAGAAATAATTGTATCACTACCGATAGTTCTACCTGCTAAGTTAACACCCCCTGCAATTAGTGTATTGTCTCCCACTGTTTGGTCATGGTTGATGGCAGTAAACGAATTCAGGATGCAGTGATCCCCCATGCTCACTCCGTTGGCAATCTTGGTGTATGCTTCAATAATATTGCCACTCCCGATTGTACTGTGAGTCGAAATCTCGGTGTTGGGGTGGATAATATTAACAGTGTTTAGGTACTGATCGTAATAAGCGGCTAATTCACGTCTTACTTTTAAGTTGCCTACCCCTAAAAAATAAAAGTCAATATTATACTTTTCAATTAATTTGGGAATATCCGAGTCCAGTCCAACAACTTTATAGCCGTACTTTGATAGCCCTATGTCAGAAGGTTGATGAGAGGTCATACCGGCTATTTTGAATTTATTTTGTGCTTCAATATTGTCAATAACCATGCCAGCATGTTCGCCACATCCGACAAGTATAATTCTTTTTTTATTCATTTTTCATTCCTAGCAGTATTTTTGCAATTTCAAAGTCCTCCAGCTCATCAATGTCGATTGAATGGAGGAGAGGGATCTTGTGAACGGTTGTTTTGTTATGAAAAAAAGATTTATATTTGCGTAGAGTTGCTGTGGAACTCCACCAAATGGTGCCGTTGGGGCAATACAGGCTTTCTGTATCTTGACTGCGTTCATTTATTTCAAGCGGGAAGACATGATCAAATGTTTGGTCCTTATTGATTTTTACTGCCCAGTTGGGCTTAAGCCATCCGTACCCGGAGACAGATATCTGGCTTTGTGTTCCCGTTGTAATTAATTTTTCGTAGCTGCTTATGATATCAGTCTCATCGCGCATGGGGCAGTTGGCCATGAGTTGGCAGACAAAATTATATTTGTCTTTATTTGGATCTATCCTATCTAGTGCATCAAGAGTTGCAACAGAAACAGGAGTTGTATTATCTGCAATGTTCTTAGCGCGCAGGAAAGGCACTTCAGCCCCGAGTCCTGAGGAAATTTCGGCAATCTCTGGACAATCTGTGGACACAACAATTTTATCAAAAATCCCGCTTTTAAAAGCTGCTTCAATGGTATAGCCGATCATGGGTTTGCCTAGCAGTTTTTTTATATTTTTTTTAAGGATTCGTTTGGACCCACCACGTGCAGGAATAATTGCAATTGCTTTGCTGCTCATAGCTGTTAAACTCCAATAATCCCTGCGCCGCTCGGGATGTTAATGACTCTTTTTTCAAGGGATTCAGCAACACTCATATCGGTACGGGGGCAATTCTCAAACATGGGTAGGCGGTGCATGGCTGTCCACAGGGGGCGGGTCATATAGGCTGCTCCGTTTGTTGCCTCAAGGATTGAATCTCTTTCCGCTTCCATTCCTTTTTTAAGGATGATGGTGCAGAACCAGTAGTTGCTTTTGCAGCCGTCAGGCTCGGTGAGGAAGCGGATTCCTTCAATCCTCTTGAAAGCAGCAGTGTACTTCTCTGCTAACGTGCGTTTGCTGGCGAGAATTGCATCCAGTTTTTCCATCTGCGCGCAGCCGAGTGCCGCATTGATGTTAGGCATACGATAGTTGTACCCCACCATATCATGGAAATATTCCCACTTATGCGGGGTCTTGGCTGTGGTGGTTATGTGTTTACACAGGTCAGCCAGGTCGTCATCGTCAGTAAGAATGGCTCCGCCGCCACCTGTTGTGATGGTTTTGTTGCCGTTAAAGCTGAGTGATGCAACTTTACCGAACCTTCCGCAATGCTTTCCTTTATAGAAAGAGCCAATTGCTTCAGCAGCATCTTCAACCATCGGGATGGAGAATTTTTCACAAACAGCCAGAAGGGCGTCAACATCAAGGGGGATACCGAAGACATGCATGGGAACAAGGGCTGCAATCCTGCGTCCGGTGTCTTTGTTGAAGCATTCTCCATTGCGCAGTTCTGTAATTTTGGACAGGTGCATATCAAGTTTGACTGCATCAAGTCCAAGTGTTGTTTCTTCGGAATCCGCAATGTGGGGAATGGCTCCCGCGTAAGCTACCGCATTCGCCGTAGCCACAAAAGTAAGACCGGGAATGATCACTTCATCGCCGGACTTCACTCCGGCAAGTATAAGGGCCATATGGAGTGCAGCAGTACCGTTGGTCACAGCAATTGCACGTTTTGCCCCGGTATAGTCGGCGAGCATGTTCTCAAACTGGTCAACAAACTTGCCCACCGAAGAAACAAAAGTCGTGTCGATGCATTCTTTGGTGTAGGCCAGCTCGTTACCGGGAAATACCGGCTCATGCAGGGGAGTGTACCTTTTGCTAAAGATGACTTGGCTTAAAGCTTTAACAACTTGGGCAGAAGTATCCATTATCAAATCCTATATATTGTAAATATGAGATTTGTAAGCAGTTAAGTTTATGGGCTCTTTGAACCATTCGATTGTTTCACAAAGGCCTTTTTTGAAACCTTCAAGGCTTCCATATTCAGGAGTCCATCCGAGAAGAAGTTTAGCTTTGCTTCGGTCAGCCATAAGTCTGTCTACTTCGCTGTTTTCAGGCCTTAGACGCTGTGAATCTGTTTCAATTTTTACTTTAACCCCCATGCATTCAGCAATGAGATTGGCAGTATCACCTATAGAAATTTCAAAGCCACTACCTACGTTAATTATTTCGCCAATTGAATTTTTAGATTCCATTATTTTAATAAAACCATTTACGGTGTCAGATATATAGTTGAAGTCACGTGTTGGAGTTAGAGATCCAAGTTTTATTCTATCAGCACCATTAGCCAGTTGAGTAATAATTGTTGGAATTACCGC harbors:
- a CDS encoding nucleotidyltransferase family protein — protein: MNQNTPKYIVSQETTIKECLQRLNQAGVGILLVCDSETRLQGVITDGDIRRAFLKNISFEKSCSKIANTSPLTVTGRPSNEEALHLMSSGNPFTVHQLPVLDEHGKVKDLILRSEISDQTRTSQMNAVIMAGGFGTRLRPFTKSTPKPMLPVGGTPLLERIIDQLKKNKIDNINITTHYLPEKIKDYFGNGEKYGVNINYITEDEPLGTAGALGFIEKSNHPVLIINGDILTQVDFSAMLNFHKEQKSALTIGVRMYEFKIPFGVVECAGPRVCTISEKPVKNVLVNAGIYLMEPEVHARIPQNKFMNMTDVIELLLKEGKTVSSFPIMEYWLDIGQIEDYNKAQSDIKKIKRSE
- a CDS encoding glycosyltransferase family 2 protein; this encodes MNNPQQTAFFTVFYPGAELYFNDFARSLEKQTYKNFDITFVNDGMQNISSYMNDFTFLNWKEFKVSGSPEKIREKALVKLKKAGYQYIILGDADDFFKENRIAVARDYLKKNDIVVNDVSLFDEKGFSCRKWFSNRLQNNTNIRLEFILDKNIFGLSNTSIRTECIDENFSVREDTVATDWHLFASMLAKDFKAIFTNDTETLYRQHQKNAAGLGKISEAYILRGITAKKVVLEELNKIQPLFLKQYAHFKKREKEIQDPDFFKKYFERVKQNNINYPLWWEEIF
- a CDS encoding hexapeptide transferase is translated as MNKKRIILVGCGEHAGMVIDNIEAQNKFKIAGMTSHQPSDIGLSKYGYKVVGLDSDIPKLIEKYNIDFYFLGVGNLKVRRELAAYYDQYLNTVNIIHPNTEISTHSTIGSGNIIEAYTKIANGVSMGDHCILNSFTAINHDQTVGDNTLIAGGVNLAGRTIGSDTIISDGATIGFKVNIGNNCIIGDGAVVTKDIEDNTIAYGCPAKPIRKNE
- a CDS encoding acylneuraminate cytidylyltransferase family protein — its product is MSSKAIAIIPARGGSKRILKKNIKKLLGKPMIGYTIEAAFKSGIFDKIVVSTDCPEIAEISSGLGAEVPFLRAKNIADNTTPVSVATLDALDRIDPNKDKYNFVCQLMANCPMRDETDIISSYEKLITTGTQSQISVSGYGWLKPNWAVKINKDQTFDHVFPLEINERSQDTESLYCPNGTIWWSSTATLRKYKSFFHNKTTVHKIPLLHSIDIDELEDFEIAKILLGMKNE
- a CDS encoding LegC family aminotransferase, with product MDTSAQVVKALSQVIFSKRYTPLHEPVFPGNELAYTKECIDTTFVSSVGKFVDQFENMLADYTGAKRAIAVTNGTAALHMALILAGVKSGDEVIIPGLTFVATANAVAYAGAIPHIADSEETTLGLDAVKLDMHLSKITELRNGECFNKDTGRRIAALVPMHVFGIPLDVDALLAVCEKFSIPMVEDAAEAIGSFYKGKHCGRFGKVASLSFNGNKTITTGGGGAILTDDDDLADLCKHITTTAKTPHKWEYFHDMVGYNYRMPNINAALGCAQMEKLDAILASKRTLAEKYTAAFKRIEGIRFLTEPDGCKSNYWFCTIILKKGMEAERDSILEATNGAAYMTRPLWTAMHRLPMFENCPRTDMSVAESLEKRVINIPSGAGIIGV
- a CDS encoding N-acetylneuraminate synthase family protein → MQIYITPEKKISQFCKPYIIAEIGANHNGDMKLARKLISEASKCGCDAVKFQSWTLTSVDSEACFQECGTEKEIQKIKDQVKKYSLNQSQHKELKKICQEFNVDFCSTPFSFDEVDMLAELDVPFFKVASGDLTYLQLIGYMAEKRKPMVVSTGMAKLSEIEAAIETIRSKGNNDIILLHCVSLYPPEASEVNLKTIPYLNETFGVPCGFSDHSIGIHMPLASIALGASVIEKHFTLDHNMEGWDHAVSATPEEMTQIVQYSNEIQIAIGHKSKTLSPREVEMRSGFHRSIVASTPLTAGTILKEKHFAFKRPGTGIKPVEAKYLVGRKLKCDIKFDFPITWNDIN